Within the Dolichospermum compactum NIES-806 genome, the region TAAATAACTTAACCATTCTGCCCCCACGAATTCTCTGTCAGCACTGATATAGTCAACTTGTGCATCTGGGAACAGTTGTCCAAATCGGTCAAGTAAATCCATTCGTTCATCCGTGTTGGAGTTACCTTTCTTCTCCAATATCTGCCAAACTAGGGGGTAAGCGACACCATTATGTACTACTCCCAACATGAGGATATTTAACCATATTTGACCAAAACGCCATTCAGTCCGGTCAATACTTAACACCCAAGGCTGGGGAATGTTCATGATTTTTACAATCATTTTCGCTATGACTGCATAATCTATATCAAAATCTCGGAAAAATCTTTGCAACCGTTTGTAATTGGATTCGTTTTTAGCACAGTTGCGAAAACCAGTTGCTAATTCTACCAAGTTCACTGTCTTTACTCTTAATAAAGATATTAAAAATAACGCTAAAAAGCTTAGACGCGCTCCATGCCATTCCAAATGTGGTTTTAGTGTGTCTCGTAATAGGTTAATCTGGTTCATAGGGGTTTCTTTGATTGTGTGGTAACTTTCTATGAAACCCTTTCTCTGTTTCCTTTGCAAGCTTTTTCTCTATTTTTTGTCCTGTACAGAGAGAATTATTAGCTCTTCTCTAGCTAATATTTTAGATAAAATGCTCAAGATTAACCCTAGACACCGGTTTCAGTCAGCAGCAGAAGTTATGACGGCTGTAAATGAATCTCGAATAACTACACCACCGACTGAACCAACGACAATTATTGATAAACAATTTAAAATATTTATTGATAAAAAACTTAAAACATTACAACCTTTACTGATCAAATCGGTGTTTTTGATATTTCCAATAATTGTTGGTGTGATAGGTGTTAATAGTTATTTGCAACCACCAATTAACGTAGTAGAATATGCAAAATCTGGGATTAAGTTTAAATATCCTAAAAATTGGCAAGAAACGCCAGTCATAGATAAATTAACGCGAATTGTCCCGAAAAATACGATTTCATCTTCTCTAACTCCAGAATTTTTTATCACTATAGATGAGTTATTCCATTCGGAAACTTTGGCAGATTATACTCAGTTTTCTATCCGACAAATTGAAGCATTAGGACAAAATGCGAAAATTATCAAATCTGGACAAATACAACTTGGTGAAACACAAGGTTATCAAGTAGTTTATGAAGGCAGAGATAATATCCACAAGGTAAATTTCCAAGAAATGCAAGTATGGATTGTTAATGATAAAAAAGCCTATATTCTCACCTATCGCGCTGAAAATAAATCCTATCCAGAGTTTGCGAAAACTGTGGAAGACACCATAATTAAATCCTTTAGACTGGAAAAATCTACATCTGAAAAACCCACAAGTCCAATCTGGTAATTAAGAGGATGTTTGAAAAGTCGTATCCCGTAATTTTCATCACATTGTTACCCCCCTTTCCCCTTATAAAGCTACGGTGTACACACAAGTTATCGAATCACCATTATTCCTTAAATTACCCCACCCTTACGCAAGTTTCACACCAAAAATCTGTTGTAGGGTGCTTTACTACTGCATAAATCCTGGAAATAAACAGATTGTTGATATCTGACGCACCCTACCAATGTGCCAGTTGCGTAAGTCCTGTTAACAACTGACAACTTATTACTCCACATTGGGCAATAATACTACACTTTAAAGATGTGAAGACCGATCTAGCTATTCTGCCAAATATTTTTACAATGATCTTATTAGACAGTAGTTTGTTATTCTAAAAGCTTATGCAGCCGACTAACCCCAATCAATTTACAGAAAAAGCCTGGGAAGCGATCGCTCATACCCCCGATGTCGCTAAACAATATCAGCAACAGCAGCTAGAAAGTGAACACCTGATGAAAGGGTTGCTGGAACAGGAAGGACTGGCCAGTGCCATTTTTACCAAAGCTGGGACAAGTTTGCAAAAAGTTCGCGATCGCACCGAGCAATTTATCCAACGTCAACCGAAGGTATCCGGTGCTAGTGCTTCTGTTTATTTAGGACGCAGTTTAGATACATTATTAGATCGGGCAGAAAAATATCGTCAAGAATTTAAAGACGAATTTATTTCTATTGAACATTTGCTGTTAGGTTACGCCAAAGATGATCGGTTTGGCAAGAGTTTACTGCAAGAATTCGGTTTAGATGAAAACAAACTCAAAAATATTATCAAAGAAATTCGAGGGAAACAAAAAGTGACTGACCAAAATCCAGAAGGTAAATATCAATCACTGGAGAAGTACGGACGTGATCTCACAGAAGCCGCCCGCAAAGGTCAACTAGACCCTGTAATCGGTCGTGATGATGAAATTAGACGTACAGTACAAATTCTCTCCCGCAGAACCAAAAATAACCCGGTTTTAATTGGTGAACCTGGAGTGGGGAAAACTGCGATCGCCGAAGGGTTAGCACAGCGCATTGTGGCGGGTGATGTTCCCCAATCTCTTAAAGATCGCAAACTCATCAGTTTAGATATGGGGGCTTTAATTGCGGGAGCAAAATTCCGAGGTGAATTTGAAGAACGTCTCAAAGCCGTATTAAAAGAAGTCACCGAATCCGGTGGGAATATTGTCTTATTTATTGATGAAATTCATACCGTTGTCGGTGCAGGTGCAAGTCAAGGGGCGATGGATGCGGGAAACTTATTAAAACCGATGTTAGCACGGGGTGAATTACGCTGCATTGGGGCGACAACTTTAGATGAATATCGCAAATATTTGGAAAAAGATGCCGCTTTAGAAAGACGCTTTCAGCAAGTTTATGTAGATCAGCCCAACGTTCAAGATACAATTTCTATTTTACGCGGTTTGAAAGAACGTTATGAAGTCCATCATGGGGTGAGAATTTCTGATAGTTCTCTCGTCGCTGCGGCCACTCTCTCTAATCGTTATATTAGCGATCGCTTTCTCCCCGATAAAGCCATTGATTTAGTAGACGAAGCCGCTGCTAGACTGAAAATGGAGATTACATCCAAACCCGAAGAACTGGACGAAATAGATCGGAAAATCCTGCAATTAGAAATGGAAAAACTCTCTTTACAAAAAGAAAGTGATCTCGCTTCCCGTGAACGGTTAGAAAGATTAGAAAAAGAACTCGCTGACCTCAAAGAAGATCAAAGAACTCTTAGCACACAATGGCAATCTGAAAAAGGGATTATCACCAAAATTCAATCTATTAAAGAAGAAATTGACCGAGTTAATTTAGAAATTCAACAAACCGAAAGAAACTACGATCTTAACCGGGCTGCGGAATTGAAATATGGTAAACTCACAGACTTACATCGGCAATTACAAGCCGTAGAAACTGAACTTTCCCAAACTCAAAAAACCGGGAAATCATTATTACGGGAAGAAGTTACAGAAGCGGACATTGCCGAAATTATTTCTAAATGGACAGGCATTCCCCTCAATAAACTAGTCGAATCAGAAAAAGAAAAACTCCTGCATTTAGAAGATGAATTACATCATCGGGTTATCGGTCAACAAGAAGCCGTTACCGCCGTCGCTGATGCCATTCAACGTTCTCGCGCTGGACTTTCTGACCCCAACCGTCCCATAGCTAGTTTTGTCTTCCTTGGTCCAACCGGTGTCGGTAAAACTGAACTAGCGAAAGCCTTAGCGGCTTATATGTTTGACACAGAGGAAGCTTTGGTGCGGATTGATATGTCAGAATACATGGATAAGCACAACGTTTCTCGACTAATCGGTGCGCCTCCCGGTTATGTGGGTTATGAAGAAGGAGGACAATTAACTGAAGCTATTCGTCGTCGTCCCTACGCGGTAATTTTATTCGACGAAATTGAAAAAGCCCACCCCGACGTATTTAATATTTTCCTGCAAATCCTCGATGATGGTCGGGTGACAGATGCCCAAGGTCGCACAGTAGACTTTAAAAATAGTATCATCATCATGACCAGTAACATTGGTTCTCAATATATCCTAGATATATCTGGAGATGATAGCCGTTACGATGAAATGCGGAATCGGGTGATGGAAGCAATGCGAAATAGTTTCCGTCCAGAGTTCTTAAACCGTCTGGATGAACTAATTATTTTCCACAGTTTACAAAAATCGGAATTGCGGAATATTGTCCAGTTACAGGTAGATAGGTTAAGACAAAGATTAACTGACCGGAAAATGTCTTTGAAATTATCTAGTTCTGCTCTTGACTTTTTAGCAGAAGTCGGGTATGATCCCGTTTTTGGTGCAAGACCATTAAAAAGAGCAATTCAGCGGGAACTAGAAACCCAAATAGCTAAAGCCATTTTACGCGGTGATTTCAGCGACGGTGACACCATTTTTGTAGATGTCCAAAATGAGCGCCTTTCCTTTAATCGTTTACCCGCAGAGGTGTTTACGGGTTAGAGAATCAGTCCCTTCAAGTTAGCCAGGGAATAAATTCCCTGTCTAAAAGCTAAAGTCGGTTAAAACCGACTACTTTTGCGTAAATAGGATAATTTTTGATTTTGAGTTAACCAGAGTGGGTTTTAACGTACTTTAGCTAAATTGGTAAAAGACATAATTTGAGAAGTATTAAAAAAAGGAAAAATTATGCAATCTCCTCTTTACCTGTTCTCTGTGGCAGAATATCTAGAATTAGAACAATCTAGCGATATTCGTCATGAATATTTTGCAGGTGAAGTCTTTGCTATGGCTGGAGGTAGTAAAGAACATAACATAATTACTCTCAATATTGCTAGTAGACTACGTTCTGGATTACGGGGTAGTTCCTGTAATGTTTTCATGTCTGACATGAAAGTGAAAATAAATTTAGCCAATGATAATAAAACTATATTTTACTATCCTGATGTGGTAGTCAGTTGTGACACTGAAGATCAAGACCGTTATTTTTTGAATTATCCTTGTTTAATTATCGAAGTGCTATCACCAAGTACGGAAACTATAGATAGACGGGAAAAACTGGTAAATTACCGCAGTTTAGCAAGTTTAAAAGAATATGTTTTAATTTCTCAAAATGAAATCAAGGTAGAAGTTTATCGTCAAGATGAAAAAGGAAATTGGACTATACAAACTTTGATTAATGGGGATGATAAATTACATTTAGATTCCGTTGGATTAATTTTAGAAATGACAAATATATACGAAGATATTATCAATATTTAATTTTTTAATTTAGAAAGGTTTTAAATTTAGGGAAGTTAAATAGGAGTTCGCTTTGACTATAGCGGTTCTCGATTGAGTGAGATACAAGAACCCCAACCCCCTCCCCGCAAGCGATGAGGGGGCTATGATGTATCTCATGCAAGTGCATACCGCTATATACTATAGGACTTACGCACGCTCACTAATTTACCATGATATGAATGAAGGAAATTGCGTCGTTTTCGGCTTTGGGAATAACTTATTGAGTAGGGTGCGTCAGATAGAGGGAATCTGTTTTTTTGTCAAAATATCGTGTCTGACGCACCCTACAAGGGATAAAATTTACGTCACATATTTGGGGAATCTTGTCAATGCGTAAATCCTATTTTGTTAGGATTAGTTAGCTTTTTTGTATCGGAAAATAACCCAATCCCCAACTTATACCCCATCCATTTTGAAACATTGAGTTTTCGCCACAGAAAAAACTATAGGTTTCAATTTAGACGGGGTTTAAAATGAAGAACCAGGTTGTTCTAAAAATTCCTCTTCTTCTGGGGTAGAAATCCGTCCTAAAATGGCATTACGATGGGGAAAGCGACCAAATCGAGCAATTATTTCCTTGTGTCGAAAAGCTGATTCAATCGCTTTTGCACTGTAGGGATCATGACTAAGTTGTTGAAATAGCTTAATACACTTCCGTTGATCAATAGGGTTTTCACTGTGTTCAAAGGGTAAGTATATAAACCAGCGTTGCACAGCTAATAATTTTCTATCATAGCCTTTGTTTGTGGCGTGTTGCGCTAATGATAGTGCTTCCCAGTCCGTTGCAAAGGCTTGTGGGGTATCACGAAACATATTTCGGGGAAATTGATCTAGTAACAGAATTAAAGCCAAACAGGTTTCTGGTGAATTCATCCAATCATGTAAATATCCTGCTACCGCTTTTTGGTAATCTTCCAGAAAAAGGTCGCGGATCTTAGCATCGAAATCTGGTTGTTTTTCAAACCAAAATGGCTGAATTTTCCCGTAATTTGGGTCATTTAGATGACCAAACCAAAAATCCAAAATAGTTGTTGCCTGTGACATTGCTATTATTGATGATTACAAAGCACCTGTCGCATTTTACATAGATTTGCTGGTAACTCCAAATTCATTGCTTGTTCAATAAAAATTGAGGGGATGGGAACATGGGGGGTGGCTTGTACTGTATAAGCTAACAGAGTACCATTACCCATATCTTTGAGTTCTAACTTGGCGTGAAAATCTGTAAATGAACCTTTTTCCATCTGAAAGTGGATTTGCTGTCCTAATACTTCCACCACACTCAGATAAATTTCTACTTGGGCTGTCAAAAACAAAAAGGCTTTTTGTGCTGCTTGATACAGACGTTTGACATCACCTCTGGATATGACTTCGCTTTTGGTAATATCGGGAAAATATTGGACCCAACGGGGGTAATCTGTAATTTGTTGCCAGACATGGGATCTAACTAGTGGTACGTACATACAAGCGGTAACAGCACCACCCCAGTGGGTATAAGAGCGAATTTCTGTGAATATTTCTCCCTGAATTAGTCGTCTTTGCTGATCTTGATTC harbors:
- a CDS encoding DUF924 family protein — its product is MSQATTILDFWFGHLNDPNYGKIQPFWFEKQPDFDAKIRDLFLEDYQKAVAGYLHDWMNSPETCLALILLLDQFPRNMFRDTPQAFATDWEALSLAQHATNKGYDRKLLAVQRWFIYLPFEHSENPIDQRKCIKLFQQLSHDPYSAKAIESAFRHKEIIARFGRFPHRNAILGRISTPEEEEFLEQPGSSF
- the clpB gene encoding ATP-dependent chaperone ClpB, which produces MQPTNPNQFTEKAWEAIAHTPDVAKQYQQQQLESEHLMKGLLEQEGLASAIFTKAGTSLQKVRDRTEQFIQRQPKVSGASASVYLGRSLDTLLDRAEKYRQEFKDEFISIEHLLLGYAKDDRFGKSLLQEFGLDENKLKNIIKEIRGKQKVTDQNPEGKYQSLEKYGRDLTEAARKGQLDPVIGRDDEIRRTVQILSRRTKNNPVLIGEPGVGKTAIAEGLAQRIVAGDVPQSLKDRKLISLDMGALIAGAKFRGEFEERLKAVLKEVTESGGNIVLFIDEIHTVVGAGASQGAMDAGNLLKPMLARGELRCIGATTLDEYRKYLEKDAALERRFQQVYVDQPNVQDTISILRGLKERYEVHHGVRISDSSLVAAATLSNRYISDRFLPDKAIDLVDEAAARLKMEITSKPEELDEIDRKILQLEMEKLSLQKESDLASRERLERLEKELADLKEDQRTLSTQWQSEKGIITKIQSIKEEIDRVNLEIQQTERNYDLNRAAELKYGKLTDLHRQLQAVETELSQTQKTGKSLLREEVTEADIAEIISKWTGIPLNKLVESEKEKLLHLEDELHHRVIGQQEAVTAVADAIQRSRAGLSDPNRPIASFVFLGPTGVGKTELAKALAAYMFDTEEALVRIDMSEYMDKHNVSRLIGAPPGYVGYEEGGQLTEAIRRRPYAVILFDEIEKAHPDVFNIFLQILDDGRVTDAQGRTVDFKNSIIIMTSNIGSQYILDISGDDSRYDEMRNRVMEAMRNSFRPEFLNRLDELIIFHSLQKSELRNIVQLQVDRLRQRLTDRKMSLKLSSSALDFLAEVGYDPVFGARPLKRAIQRELETQIAKAILRGDFSDGDTIFVDVQNERLSFNRLPAEVFTG
- a CDS encoding SRPBCC family protein, which produces MSNSNLKNLPYPTLPLSDTLWNQDQQRRLIQGEIFTEIRSYTHWGGAVTACMYVPLVRSHVWQQITDYPRWVQYFPDITKSEVISRGDVKRLYQAAQKAFLFLTAQVEIYLSVVEVLGQQIHFQMEKGSFTDFHAKLELKDMGNGTLLAYTVQATPHVPIPSIFIEQAMNLELPANLCKMRQVLCNHQ
- a CDS encoding PsbP-related protein; amino-acid sequence: MLKINPRHRFQSAAEVMTAVNESRITTPPTEPTTIIDKQFKIFIDKKLKTLQPLLIKSVFLIFPIIVGVIGVNSYLQPPINVVEYAKSGIKFKYPKNWQETPVIDKLTRIVPKNTISSSLTPEFFITIDELFHSETLADYTQFSIRQIEALGQNAKIIKSGQIQLGETQGYQVVYEGRDNIHKVNFQEMQVWIVNDKKAYILTYRAENKSYPEFAKTVEDTIIKSFRLEKSTSEKPTSPIW
- a CDS encoding Uma2 family endonuclease, yielding MQSPLYLFSVAEYLELEQSSDIRHEYFAGEVFAMAGGSKEHNIITLNIASRLRSGLRGSSCNVFMSDMKVKINLANDNKTIFYYPDVVVSCDTEDQDRYFLNYPCLIIEVLSPSTETIDRREKLVNYRSLASLKEYVLISQNEIKVEVYRQDEKGNWTIQTLINGDDKLHLDSVGLILEMTNIYEDIINI